AATGATTAGGCAGGACCTTCCGAGGGCCACGTACATATACTGATAAACTACCAACTTGTTCTGAAGCTTGGAGTCGGCAGGTTTTATCGCACCAGCATGCTGTTGTTTCTTGACAGACTGAGGGTAACTCTCAGACTGTAGCACTTACTACTCTTATTGACACCCATGCTACTCTTTATGACGGaggctcaactttttttttcctcccaagctttacaatgtatgtatgtatatttttatttgtaaagcgctcctcaagggcaaagcactgtacaacaaaacaataaattagtagtaacaaacaaggggtcattggaataaaaaataacaataagtgcattattagaaatacaattcacataaatataattacaatacagattaagtgctcagtgtcaaggaaacaaaaggctagaggaccctaccccgtagggctttcagtctaaatgggagggtaacatacagacacaattcagaggggtattaaggtgctgtgggttacagtttgttacactgttatataagtgccagttcaggtgttatccaggtgctctcagaggtagtttttgagttttgttttaaaaacactgaaggaggattctctcctgagagattcaggaatggcattccaaatataaggagtcgcaagagagaagggtttgatacggggaACAGCAgcagtagtggggggtacaaccaagctgttgctctgagaggagcggaggttttgggcaggaacatatagagagacaagagatgagatgtaattaggtgcagaggaatgaagggctttgaaggttatgaggaggagtttataagttattctttgttttataggaagccatgataaggacttcagcagcagaggggcctgtaccctttggatgagaggaggataattcttgcagcagtgtttaatacagactgtacaGGGGAAAgttgggagttagggaggccagttagtagaaggttacagtaatctagtctggataggatgagagcatttACAAGCTTATAATAGCTATAACCAAGGGTTTATGTAAGCCCCAAAAGTTAAATTACAATAAGGGGTtaacagtgatctccaaccagtggctcacaagcaaccccttgaatgttgctcccagtggcctcaaagcaggtgcgtaTCTGTGAATTTCTGGTTGGAGACACTTGTTttgtgtataaaaaacagatgtactgctcAACAGAGTcttatgtaggctgccagtccacataggggctaccaaatagccaatcacagtgcttATTTGGTACTcaaaggaacttttttcatgcttgtgaggCTCTgcactctttttacatttgaatgtggctcacgggtacaaaaggttgAAGACCCCTGGTTTAAGGTATCTACAAACATCCTAAAAGTATCCCTTGTGATACTTCCTCCACAGAAAGaggtattaaaaagaaaaactagaaaaatgctttattatatcaCAGAAATTAAATATTAGCACCGCCATGCTACTATAGACCCATTGGCAATTCTGCTGAATAGCTTTGACATtggaaagttttttcttgcctgaGACATTCATCAAACCACCCTGAACATTAATTATCTTCCCCCTGTATTGCCGTATCACCACTTCTATCTGATGATATGCTAATGAGCATTATGGCATCAATAATTAAATGTAAGGAGaacgtgttcattttacaatccACAATAGAAGATTTTATGCCTGATGTTATTGTATCTTGGTTGCAGCTAGAATTTAACAGCAAAAGCAATTGAAGAGCTTGAGAGACCACTTAAAAGGGATTGTATTTCCAACCCCAATTAGCAAGATTAATAATTACAGAGTAAcatcattgtatttagaaaatttaatAATTGGAAGTGTCCCTCAGAAGCCCCTCATTTGATGTGCGATTCTCATTATGCCTTTCTGGTTTTCCAGGGAACAGCCCATTGACAGAGATAGAATGGATGTTTTAAGCTCATTGATGTTGCCTAATGAAGTTTCTCCTTGGAATGTAATGCTTCAGTTTATCGTATCATTGGCAATAAGAATGTGTTTAATTTCATGTCCAGTCAAGCATTCTACCCATACATTAACCTCTCTTAAGGACTTGTGTGAATGGGTTTCCAAATCTACTATCTGCAATTCTCCAGAAAAGCTAATGCGATCTCTACTTCAAAACAATACTGTGCCTAAAGTTGTTGGGTCTTATGACTTTTGCAGTCTGAAGGAgctgagtcagcagcttttattgggtCATGCAGGGCCATCTTAACTCAATAAACTGCAAGAGCCCTAGAGCACCCaaattattggcccatgtatggcaaaTAGGGCCACCTGCCCAACTAAGATTTGGTCAAAAATTGGGTCTTAGGACTTTTGCAGTCTGAAGGAGCTGGGTTGccagcttttattggctcatgtatggctATTTTAACTCAATAAACTGCATGAGCCCTAGAGCACCTaaattattggcccatgtatggcaaaTAGGGCCACCTGCCCAACTAAGATTTGGTCAAAAATTCACTAGATATGTATTGGCAGGATTGAAAACTCTATCaggtgaggaccacatcagtaCATAGATGCAGTCCTTGCCTGAGAGGTCCTTTCACCAGCCTTAGGCCAATGACAAACACAGtgttttttccagcaaaaatagAGCCTTTCTTCTTCTGCACCTGTCAATAGAACGTTCCTGGGCTTTTCAACTTAAATATGCCAGTTGAAAAGTCCCATTGATCCTAAAAATACATTAATGGGAACATGTGGCTTATTATGCaagtggttattattattattattattattactattattattattattataattattaataataataataataataataataataataataataatagtaatgcaATATGGTGCCTGATTTCAGTGTGGGCTAAAAAGGACTGTTAACTTTACAAATGCTAGTAAAATAAGCTCCCCACACATCCTCTCTGGTCCTGTTCCCTGCCTAGGTTACAAATATGTAGTGTGTGTATCTTAATAGTCCTCTCCTGAGGCACAGAAGGTACCCTTCACTCAAAGGCAAATATTTACAGTTACCTCTCTTGTTCTACTAGCTGTTGATTGGCTTGCTGTCCTACCTCACTGAGATCCATAGATGCCACTGTCACTCATAGGGTTGGTaccttttgtaataaaataatccagGCAGGAGGCAGGGGGCAGAGCGGGTAACAATAGAGGTTGAGTGGGTGATTTCAGGGGCAGGATGATGACATTTAGGGAGAACATATGGAGTCAGGAGTGGGGCTATAACACGGTGGTCAGAGATTGTCACCACATCATTCAGCACATGTCCAAAGTAGGAAATTCAGACAGCAGTTTTGAACAtacagaattagagtgctcacctgaacgtaattaccctctcgggtgccgggtgctaaacagtccacaggacctcctgctcaaggtccaaataactcgaacatccaaagaaaactgtagcacaccgatcaaacttgtcttgtgaagaaaagtgtttttattggctcacggcagacataaagtttggcaacgtttcgggccacgcagggccctttatcaagcctaaacttacattcaaagtactgtgttaaataccaaagaaaaagagggaggagtggagaaacaatggtagtgatccttcacggattggttaagattcaatgctaatatacataattaattgataaatttgaataatggagtgacacatgtgaataatttagtgaatcCTCAGAGATAGGTTAAAATTCAAACCCTGCATACATAATTAGTGCAATAATCACAGACCATTATGTTTGATTGGAAATTTTTTGTGcacccatataataaaatatccataaaaagtccataaatagcaaaaacaaaaaaatagtatgaacattatgacacaagtgtaaaaaagttacatatgAAAATACTATCACCTTAAAGTGCATAcatgtataaaaattaatttgtaattcccAATCAGGGAGAATATGAATGAATGAACTGAGGCGCAATCACGGTACTTTAACTGCATACTCAGCCCATTTTTCTCCCCAATAATCTTGGGTTATGCAGATGATGGTACCCGCACTCAGAAGGTTCATTCAAGGaccttaaaaagacaaaaattgtTCGTTAGAatacatatgtatacacataGTAGATATTTCAAAAAACCAGCACTGGTAAAAAATCTGcctacctactgataaataaacataGATGGGGTATAGTCTTTATTCAGGCCCCTCGGCCACACTGTGTCCAACCTATGGATCCACTGCATTTCTAATTTTTGTAATGCTAGCAGTCTATTGCCCCCTCTCCTCTGAACTGGAacagaatcaattatttgaaattttaattgactAATTGCATGTCCTGCGGATCGAAAATGTGCCGGTACAGGTAGAGAAGTTTGTCCTGTGCGAATAGTAGATTTGTGTTTAGAGATATGATCTCTAATTCTCTGGGTTGTTTCCCCTATATATAGCAAACCGCAcgggcatttcaataaataaacaacatatgTAGATTCACATGTGTAGTACTGTTTAATTTTATACTGCTTACCAGAATGGGGATGATTGAAAATATTCCCTTTAATTATTGAATTGCATTGACAGCAATGTAGACAAGGAAAAGTTCCAAATTTAGGCCTTTGTAAAAATAAGCATTTCTGCGATTTTAGGCTGCCAACATCAGCTTTGACTAAACGATCTTTCAAATTCCTTGCCCTTTTGTAGGCCAACATTGGTGGTAATTGAAAACTTGGGACTTCTGTCAGACAGGATTGTAACAGATGCCAATGTTTACGTATGATGTTCCCAATTTGTTTACTTGCCGTATTATACCGGCTTACAAAGGCTATCCTGTTATTATCCTTATGCTTTGGCACATTGGCAATTAACAATTCCTGTCTGGTTTGCTGGTGCACCTTCTCTAAATTGTTCTTTAAAATCTGTTTAGAGTAGCCTCTAGCACCAAACCGATCcaccatttcttttaaataaaagtcaCAGTCCTTTGAATCACTTACAATTCGCTTCACCCTCATAAATTGCGAGTAAGGAAGAGAATTTTTTAAAGCATCAGGATGGAAACtggcaaaatgcaataaattgtttttatcagtCACCTTCCTATATAATTCAGTTTTAAGTATGTTTCCATCCTTGACCacttttacatccaaaaaattgatggaagttggattaaaatccattgtaAATTTTAAAGTCTCTTCTATACCATTGAGAAAATGATGAAAGGCATTTAGGCTCTCTAAGTCACCATCCCAGATCAGCAAAAGATCATCAATGTACCGCAGATACAACGTACAATGAGATCTAAATAGggaatttttatatattacctCCTCCTCAATGTGGGCCATATACAGATTTGCATAAGAGGGAGCTACGTTGCTACCCATAGCGGTACCCCTCTGTTGTATGTAGAAATTGccccaaatagaaaataattttgatgcaacacTATTTGCAATAAATCCACTAAAAAAGACTTTTGTTCCTCAGTATATTCAgtggtatttaaaaaatgagtCACAGCTGATATTCCTGTGTCATGATTTATAGATGTGTAAAGGCTTGACACATCAAGACTGACTAATAGAAAATTATTGTTGGTTAATATGGTCCGATCCAATATATTCAGTAGATGTGTGGTATCTTTCACAAAAGAATTAGTATTCTGCACTAGAGGCTGTAATATCTTATCTAGAAATACAGCCAATGGTGATAAGACTGAATCAGTACCAGCGACAATGGGGCGACCTGGTGGATTCTCcaagtttttgtgaattttaggtAATGTGTACAATATTGGCGTAATAGGATTGTCTTTAATCAGGAATTTTTTTAGATCGTCATCCACAATGCCAGCCTCCATTGCATCAAGCACACAATTTGCAATGCACTGTTGTATGGATGCTAGTGGATCCGAATCGACTTTCTTGTACACATTACCATCTGCCAATTGTAGATAAATTTCatccatatatttttgtttattcattacCACCAGGGCACCCCCCTTGTCAGCTGGTTTTATGATTAAATTGTCATTATTAATAAGATCTTGTAAACATCGCCCCTCCTTGTACGTTAAATTGGACCTCTGTCCCATCAATGGTCTTCgcttaattttttgttttaaaacatccaCATCCGTTTGTACCAATTTAATGTAAGCCTCCACTACATTATCTGTCATGGGAGGCACAAACATACTTTTGTTCCGGAGACCCACCCGTTTAAGGGATAGTTGCGAATGACCTGCCCCCACATTACtatatacaacttcactaggggGTGGGATTTTAGAGAAATGGCGTTTAAGACGCAATCTTAACCAATCCGTGAAGGATCACTACCATTGTTTCTCCActcctccctctttttctttggtatttaacacagtactttgaatgtaagtttaggcttgataaagggccctgcgtggcccgaaacgttgccaaactttatgtctgccgtgagccaataaaaacacttttcttcacaagacaagtttgatcggtgtgctacagttttctttggatgtagCAGTTTTGAACATGACAGCCATTATGAAAAACAGGCACAGGTCATCAGTTTGGTATTTatataactgtaacctgatgACCAAATAGACATGCCCTTGCATCCAGGCTTGGGTATCAATGGCAAGTAGGGTGATGGATAGGATATGAGTATAActttaagtaataaataaaatgtaacctcACAATGAAGCAGCTCTCTGGGTGCTAATTTCCCTCACCTTAGAATCCAACTGTATTACATTTTTCTATAAGATATTACTGTAATATTAACTTTCTCTTTGGGATAAAACAGCTGCAGCATAACCtatatttattttagaataaTATTAACAAATCCCTGTCATTAAAAGTATTCTTCCATGGAGTCAATTATTTCAACCTTCTATTATCAGTTGCCATAGTTATAAAGTAACGTCTTTTGTTGCCATCATTAACCCTCAATAAATACTGAGACGACTTTTGATCGTATACCAGTCACCATTTCAACCTCAGCGGCATTACCCTTATTACTGAATACTAGTGTAACTCTATTGATTCTTGGCAGGGCACAATCTATTGAACGAGATGGCACCATCAGTTCTGAGCAGTAAGGGTATCGATCAGAGCTTGTAATACAATTCATTTCCAGTCGTTATGTCATCAGTCTCGACTCGACAGTTCAAATCCGCTGATACTGTGGCTGCAACAACCAGAATTCTAAGTGATAACTGGATTGAATATTGGTTAAAATCCAATTACAGCTACAGTAAATGCCAGGGCACAATTAACTGTGGCATTGCTCTTTCTGTGTGGTCATGCAATATAGTTTCCACGTCAAGCCAAATGATCTTAAGTAGTATTAATACTGACCAAGTTTTGAGTACCAGCATTAATTTGTGTGACGATTTCTAACTGTACAAAAAGCCAGTTGTTTTCTCTCCCTTTGAAATGCTTGGAGGCTTCAGGTAGAACAAATTATCTTTGCTTCTGCATCAGAGTTTGCAATAGCCATTGGATTCTATCTTGCCTATTCTCTGTAACATTGTTCCATTGCAGGTTTCCATGTCCGACTCCCAGTAGTGGCCATCTACAAATACATATCCAAAATAACATTGTGCCTGACTTCTATGGTTTACATCTACAAAGTAAAATTGTGTCTGGATTCTGCCCAGTGAGTTCTTATTGACCAAGGCTATACTGTGCAAAATGGTACTCAAATAACCAATGCCACCAAAATTTAGTCTTGAGACTGGTCTTGACGAGTACACTGAGTGCCTGTTAAggtttacagcttaaagggcatgtaaagtaaaaaaaattaaatcccatttttactttttttaatgaaaaagaaacctatctccaatatactttaataaaaaaatatgcaccgtttttataagaaacctgactgtatgcagtgaaattttccctttatttactgctgtggataggaattgtcagatggtccctaactgctctgcagggaaacaatcatatttatgaacagcagggggagcccccaccttacttcccagccatgcagaactcaagcagctttgtttatgacgatccctaagcagcgcagaccacactgagcatgtgcacagtcttagtcttgcaaagatgtataacaaagttacaagatggtgacctcctgtagccaactttgaaagcataaattatttgtttgattaagcttgtggtgcagtaagttcatgtttatatttagtatacaaaatacagcatttctagccttctattttagactttacatgccctttaatgcatcTGACGACGTGTGTCGAATGGACTCCTCATCGGCCAACCTATCTATCTAACCTTCACATGGTTCCATATGACTGCTCAACTTTTGTTTTGTTCAACATCAAAGTCATCACCAAATCTAATCAAGTCACAGCCATTCCATGATCTCCATGACAGTCTGTATTAAAGTTTCCACAAATGTTTCCTATTTATTGaccctttctattttcttttcaagGTTTGGTACATGGATGGCTACTACAAAGGCCGCAGAGTCCTAGAATACCGAAGCCTAAATGACTTCATCAAAGGCCAGAACTTTGtccaacatcttcttccacacccATGGGCTGGCACTGGCCATGTGGTCTACAATGGTTCCCTGTACTACAACAAGTATCAGAGCAACATTGTGGTGAAGTATCACTTCAGATCAAGAAGCGTATCTGTGCAGAGAAGCCTCACCAATGCTGGCTACAACAACACATTCCCATACTCCTGGGGTGGCTTTTCTGACATTGATTTCATGGTTGATGAAAATGGACTCTGGGCAGTCTACACAACCAACCAGAATGCCGGGAACATCGTTGTCAGCAAGATGGACCCTCAAACCTTGGAGATCCTGCAGACATGGGACACAGGTTATCCAAAACGCAGTGCTGGAGAGTCCTTTATGATTTGCGGCACCCTCTATGTAACTAATTCTCATTTGGCAGGAGCCAAAATCTACTTTGCATATTATACAAATTCTTCTACTTATGAGTATACAGATATTCCATTCCATAATCAGTATTCGCACATATCCATGCTGGACTACAATCCACGGGAGAGAGTCCTTTACACTTGGAATAATGGTCATCAAGTCCTCTATAATGTCACTTTGTTCCATGTGATAAAGACTAATGGGGAATGATGTTGACTGTATGGACAATCATCCcacctattttttgttttttatttcttggtttcattttttttacagtctgATCTCGTTATTTCTATGAAACGCACAGAAAACTAAAAGACTATCACGTGGTTGAGTGAGCAtggtataaaatatactttttttctggTGGCAAATAAAGACAGTATTTGACATTGATTATGTctcagattattttttttccagccttTACACTTGACTTATTATTGAAACATTTCTTGTATAAATTAAATTAGTTACTAGCCTTTGGGGGCCAACGGACCAAATTAGCCAATATCAAAAAAATCATAAGGCTGAAAGGTATCAGCAAACCAAATTACTTATATCActcagattattattattgtcattgaCGTATTTAGATAGCAGCAACATATTCCCCAtcgctgtaaaataaatagctgtatacaataaacatacatattacatacaaaaatataaaccaataaCCGATAAAAGAGATAAAGAGGGCCATACGCGAAAGAGCCTAAAACCTAAAAGGAGAAAGGATATCAGGCACAATGAGTATGGCCATTTTGCTTACCCTCAGCAGGTGACAGTACCATCAACACTGCATTTGTTATCAGCTGGGGTGCTGTTGCCATTGTTGGCAATGGTCACCTGCGGAGGCACTCAACACGGTTTTGCATCAACGAAATAGTGTTCTGTATAGTTATGAAGACATGATGGCTTCTTTACTAGTGACGGGACAgggggcaaaatgcaaaaaacaggtgcaaaccaATGTATTTATGAGCATTGAGCTATGAGAAGCACTTGGGTATCCCCATGGACTTGTCTTACCTTGCCTGTCTTACCATCTTCTTAAGGTAGGAACATAGGTATAGGTAAGTGATGCATGGGTTTACAATAAGTCAACCTCTCCCAACCTAACCCAGTAAGTCATCATTACTTATACCTATGCCTAACCTACCCATCGCTGATGCCTCCACACCACTGACTGCCAGGTGGGACAGTCGCGACAACAGCTGACAGGAACAGGGGCATGCTGAAGTTGTGAGAATAGAAGCTCTACCCCTTCCTGCAACCATCCCAAAAAAGTAGGGGGTTTACACCTACCTATTGCAGCTATTATGTACAAAATTTCTTGGTGTCCAAAAGTGTTGAGTTGAGCATCTTGTGCAAATACCATGGGAGCAAGTGCTAGGTTGATGGGTCCGAAGTGTTGCTTGCTCTTAGGCTAGATTTATAAACACGTCTGTTATCTCATACATAAGGGATACAGGATGTTATATGAATCAGGGTCAATAACCCTTGTGCACTCCAAGTAGTAAGAAAGAATGTAGTCTATAAGGAGCGATATAGGTTGAGGACAATAAGTTCTACAGACATGCCCATACTGGTTGCACCTTCCACGTACAGTGGGGACTCATCTGGAAAAGGGTAATACagtacatcagggatccccaatcttttttacccctGACCTACAatcaaatataaaagaaattggggagcgacacaagcatgcaaaaatttCCTTAGGGTGCCAGTTATGGTCTGTGATTGCCCATTGGTAGTTCCATGTAGACTGGCAGCTTActggagcctctgtttggcattacatctgttgttatgcaaccaaaacttgccgccAATCcatgaattcgaaaataagcctctgctttgaggccactaagagcaacatccagggtgttgaagagcaatatgttgcttgcaagccattggttggggatcactccaGTACACCATAGATTATTGCTTTACCATAAAGCACTGGCTTCAGATGCTGTGCTTCATCCATACATCCATGTCAGCTGTACCCTGAGGCTTAAAAGACAACTTAATACTGTCATCATTTTCTttgaaatgttaaaggagaagcaaagataccgaaacagtttattgccaatagattagccacaatagagcaagctataaaactacatttattttgcagaatgctttaccatacctgagtaaacagctctagaagctctctctgtttgtttaggatagcagctgacatattagcttggtgtgacatcacttgctgcctgagtctctccctgctcactcatagctttgggctcagattacagcagggagggtaggagtgagggggaaaagggagggagagaggagcaaactgagcatgctcaagccctagccctggaggtttaagctgaaaacaggaagtctgatacagaagcccatgagtacacaatagaaggaaagaaatgctgtgtttcttttgagagaggactcagagcagctgttatactgttgtatttatatagacctttctgataaagcgtacttagttttagcctttccttctcctttaagagattgatttatacagtataattatataAAGGCTGCCTTCCCTAGCTTCTGTAAACGTGTTCTTCTTCCTGCTTGCAGATCCTGCCAACTgttttctgccccccccccccccccgttattaTCCCCTTGCAAAAAGCCAGCAGGGGTAGGTGGTCTAGGGGCTGCGACAGCCCCCTAAGTACTGAGTACTTAAATTAAGCACAAGTCTGATGCTAATTGTTTATTTGAGGTAATGGTACTGAGAAAAGAGGGATGTTATTGCTCTGAGAAACTATAGCAAAGGATCTGCCAATGAGATGTGTCTTGCTTTCCCCGCGTCCATTTAACATTAATCATTTGAGGCACAAGCAGGCTGTGCTATTATATCTAACAAGTGAGGCACAGCCGGGTGACAGCGCTGAGCCAGAAAGCTTACATGATGACAAAGACATTAGCAATACTGGATCTTGTAAGTGCAAGGCTGGTTTTTGGCAAGCGCAGTGATAGGCTGATGTGGATTTGATGCCAGACGGCTGCACATATCTATGGGCAACAGACACTGGATATATCACGGCACAGGGTACAGCAaaggtaaatataaaaaatccttCTGCAAAAAAGCAGACCAGACCAACCAGAAACTTCAGGGAATATTCCCTTCTGTTCACATAGACACAAGCCTATTGTCTAAGGAAAGAGTCTAGTCAGCAGTGGCTCAGTGTTGAGCAGATATCTGAGCCAAAGCACAGAAGCAGAAAGACAAACAGCAACATAAATAATAATGGCAGTCAGGTCCAGTTTGGTTCATTTTAGCTCCAGGGAGGACAAAGTCACCCCCATAGATCAG
Above is a genomic segment from Xenopus laevis strain J_2021 chromosome 3L, Xenopus_laevis_v10.1, whole genome shotgun sequence containing:
- the olfm2.L gene encoding olfactomedin 2 L homeolog precursor; the encoded protein is MIFLLLMLQARLTQTLFPSPEDGWQIYTSAQAPDGKCICTVVAPAQTTCSRDPRSRQLRQLMEKVQNISQSMEVLDLRTFRDLQYLRNTESLMKVLDTKLRATDNQRNINAKNFQELKDKMKQLLPLIPVLDQYKSDTKMIVQLKEEVRNLSNVLLLIQEEMGAYDYEELQQRVMVLESRLHACMQRLGCGKLTGVSNPITVRASGSRFGSWMTDTMAPSADNRVWYMDGYYKGRRVLEYRSLNDFIKGQNFVQHLLPHPWAGTGHVVYNGSLYYNKYQSNIVVKYHFRSRSVSVQRSLTNAGYNNTFPYSWGGFSDIDFMVDENGLWAVYTTNQNAGNIVVSKMDPQTLEILQTWDTGYPKRSAGESFMICGTLYVTNSHLAGAKIYFAYYTNSSTYEYTDIPFHNQYSHISMLDYNPRERVLYTWNNGHQVLYNVTLFHVIKTNGE